In Anopheles gambiae chromosome 2, idAnoGambNW_F1_1, whole genome shotgun sequence, a single window of DNA contains:
- the LOC1281106 gene encoding uncharacterized protein LOC1281106, whose translation MSTSKMRGKSALHINDGIIGTGAPTAGVVTGGGPGPPAALLKIESVVPKLSSRVANGPASSLALAAAGHSTRLRTFHRSHSTLSSSYLRKVTAAAAADYNRQQRIHPTGGATIRPEPICERGGYGGPSPPPPPAGAVAAASQSTHDTTGHHALLAGYAETPPLDSTLIVQNGVPSIRRSEKDREKHPDRVNLDRKGLSSIPLIEDEPNLRLLSLQHNLINAFHIPPEADPNNNLPTTKGQHQGAVVSNGELKPATAHYYPAAVSSSPPTPTKPSPGGTPTNGPASSSSSSTAYGPAATKPSAKQFLRQKSTSRGQLLMGTNLASLAGPGGNGNSVASSFIQSRITIGSKQPAVPNGAPQSTGPMSGVSPHLQKPPATAASTGNGSTGPIAITAHQKSLLKKSNSFIGGPSMFLTGGPGATQPATPNGATTTTTTSNGMLKMRAGKLLLVPSFSIDNLSNIAELPAGGAGLGEQDYFNGQSSSNGSAGNSGKTTPTSTGPPVVPPGAESVVPPAFVTRYNLSNLVFLDLYDNQIEKISCLDGLKSLTVLLLGKNRITDIGGLVSLKSTLRVLDLHGNKISNISGKICQLQELKSLNLAGNALRQIQAHDFAGLFSLKELNLKRNRIKKLFGFDDLHHLERLWLCHNDLQCVEDMAAIAKAINLKEVTIENNPVSLAGDCVSFLVSYLPGLVSLSQMQITEQVRRAASAWRRNKELSDSKYSNLSSDVCQSMRREEIISNARTNWELLRSQQSMAIARGTQRPAAAGGKEVAKEPDGGMLLGDGAILPPGDQGVTFAVEKPTKKGANGASSQGTRPLRPANGKKMASNRKPLVRSSSQDNSSSQVSEQGGEDYFRLPPILAPFLEQSAPAGGKGAGEGEASVTSGVGTHADSSVSSGFSSENEEQMNLEKEMEKQSTLVASGSANSTPEKETDRPDGVVAAPGRALDVVEDPSSSGDPVAPRDLPVPEENGAPPREKLKLPAASDDCQPPISMADPCPPPDLDANLDKLSTLSTVSTKSATESVITNASSNSCNSDSTGSNTDSAGSSSAGGSGSVGAASGSSSTSGPTPSLTAERGRTHKTKLTTPIKRYGTGTLARTQTARNASTLPSGGTTSLANSSNLAHGNAGTGAPPANAPSGTYAGIPSSNYGPTAGTTGTGRSGKSGEREREQGGDYLIEICGRYLNVYGLGALRFIDKQWNMQKACDVHTVKFSYINFNSITAILCRIKVRFVNAENFIFRETNIACLGQINALAESQGIASLTIDPEGNPLAGRPWRSYAIYRLSHWGLKQVNGAEVTPEEVQQAEATYAGLSDLVLWSLPEGLLQPLLQRLRLEETAHASKMTAKEWLMQADPSLKNIVGKEALQWKKHSTAQDDTAMRAKGRAYFGRMLENTCNAVEKLQRLETMWPVLLLEMIRNTLIDYSQIDVYVKGMLVELLK comes from the coding sequence ATGAGCACCTCGAAGATGCGGGGAAAGTCGGCCCTCCACATCAACGACGGTATCATCGGCACGGGCGCACCGACGGCGGGTGTGGTGACCGGCGGGGGTCCGGGTCCACCCGCCGCCCTCCTAAAGATCGAATCCGTCGTGCCAAAGCTGAGCAGCCGGGTCGCGAACGGGCCCGCCTCGAGCTTGGCCCTAGCGGCGGCGGGCCACTCCACCCGCCTGCGCACCTTCCACCGGTCGCACAGTACGCTCAGCTCGTCCTACCTGCGGAAggtgacggcggcggcggccgccgacTACAACCGGCAGCAGCGCATCCATCCGACCGGGGGCGCCACCATCCGCCCGGAACCGATCTGCGAGCGGGGCGGCTACGGTGGCccatcgccaccaccaccaccagcgggaGCAGTAGCAGCGGCATCACAATCAACCCACGACACGACCGGGCATCATGCGCTGCTGGCTGGGTACGCCGAAACACCGCCCCTGGACAGTACGCTGATCGTGCAGAATGGCGTCCCGAGCATTAGGCGCTCGGAGAAGGATCGCGAGAAGCACCCGGACCGGGTCAACCTCGACCGGAAGGGGCTCAGCTCGATCCCGCTCATCGAGGACGAGCCGAACCTGCGGCTGCTCTCGCTGCAGCACAATCTGATCAACGCGTTCCACATCCCACCGGAAGCCGACCCGAACAACAATCTGCCGACAACCAAGGGGCAGCACCAGGGTGCAGTGGTGTCGAATGGAGAGCTTAAGCCGGCTACGGCGCACTACTACCCCGCAGCGGTCAGCAGCAGTCCACCGACACCGACCAAACCCTCGCCCGGCGGTACGCCGACGAACGGGCctgcctcctcctcctcttcgtccACCGCTTACGGGCCAGCGGCCACGAAACCCTCCGCCAAGCAGTTCCTCCGGCAGAAGTCAACCTCGCGCGGGCAGCTGCTGATGGGCACGAATCTGGCCTCGCTGGCCGGGCCCGGCGGAAATGGAAACTCCGTGGCGAGCAGCTTCATCCAGAGCAGGATTACGATCGGTAGCAAGCAGCCGGCGGTACCGAATGGTGCTCCCCAGTCAACCGGCCCCATGTCCGGGGTGTCGCCGCACCTTCAGAAACCGCCAGCGACCGCTGCCTCCACCGGCAACGGCTCAACGGGCCCGATCGCCATCACGGCGCATCAGAAAAGTTTGCTCAAAAAGTCCAACAGCTTCATCGGCGGACCGAGCATGTTCCTTACCGGTGGGCCGGGGGCCACACAGCCCGCCACGCCAAATggggccaccaccaccaccaccacctccaatGGGATGTTGAAGATGCGGGCCggcaagctgctgctggtgccctCCTTTAGCATCGATAATCTGAGCAACATCGCCGAGCTGCCTGCCGGCGGTGCGGGCCTTGGCGAGCAGGACTACTTTAACGGACAGTCGAGCAGCAATGGCAGCGCGGGCAACAGTGGCAAAACAACACCCACCAGCACCGGTCCGCCGGTGGTGCCACCGGGGGCGGAAAGTGTGGTCCCGCCGGCGTTCGTCACCCGCTACAACCTGAGCAATCTGGTGTTTCTCGACCTGTACGACAACCAGATCGAGAAGATCTCGTGTCTGGACGGGCTCAAAAGCCTgaccgtgctgctgctcggcaaGAACCGCATCACCGACATCGGGGGGCTGGTGTCACTCAAGAGCACGCTGCGCGTGCTCGACCTGCACGGCAACAAGatcagcaacatcagcggcaAGATCTGCCAGCTGCAGGAGCTGAAATCGCTCAACCTCGCCGGGAACGCGCTGCGCCAAATCCAGGCGCACGACTTTGCCGGCCTGTTCAGCCTGAAGGAGCTGAACCTGAAGCGGAACCGCATCAAGAAGCTGTTCGGCTTCGACGATCTGCACCATCTCGAGCGGCTCTGGCTGTGCCACAACGATCTGCAGTGCGTGGAGGATATGGCGGCGATCGCGAAAGCGATCAACCTGAAGGAGGTTACGATCGAGAACAACCCGGTCTCGCTCGCCGGCGACTGCGTCTCCTTTCTCGTCAGCTACCTGCCCGGGCTGGTGTCGCTGTCGCAGATGCAGATCACCGAGCAGGTGCGCCGGGCCGCCTCGGCCTGGCGCCGCAACAAGGAGCTGTCGGACAGCAAGTACTCCAACCTGTCGTCCGACGTCTGCCAGAGCATGCGGCGCGAGGAGATCATCTCGAACGCGCGCACCAACTGGGAGCTGCTCCGGTCGCAGCAGTCGATGGCGATCGCACGCGGCACCCAGCGACCCGCTGCCGCCGGCGGGAAGGAGGTTGCCAAGGAGCCGGACGGCGGTATGCTGCTGGGCGATGGTGCAATACTGCCACCGGGCGATCAAGGTGTGACGTTCGCGGtggaaaaaccgaccaaaaaggGAGCGAATGGAGCGTCCTCGCAAGGGACGCGGCCGTTGCGACCCGCCAATGGGAAGAAAATGGCCTCCAACCGGAAGCCACTGGTGCGATCTTCTTCGCAGGACAACTCAAGCTCGCAGGTGTCCGAGCAGGGCGGGGAAGATTACTTCCGTTTGCCCCCGATTTTGGCCCCGTTTTTAGAGCAATCCGCACCGGCCGGTGGAAAAGGTGCGGGCGAAGGTGAGGCATCCGTTACGTCCGGCGTGGGAACGCATGCCGATTCGAGCGTCTCCAGTGGATTTAGCTCGGAAAACGAGGAACAGATGAATCTGGAGAAGGAAATGGAGAAACAGAGCACGCTGGTGGCGAGTGGAAGTGCAAACTCTACCCCGGAAAAGGAAACTGACCGACCGGATGGGGTGGTTGCGGCACCGGGGAGAGCGTTGGATGTGGTGGAAGACCCTTCCAGTTCAGGTGATCCCGTTGCGCCTCGCGATCTACCCGTGCCGGAGGAGAATGGAGCACCGCCAAGAGAGAAGTTGAAGTTGCCCGCTGCTTCGGACGACTGCCAACCGCCAATCAGCATGGCCGATCCCTGTCCACCGCCCGATCTGGACGCAAATCTGGACAAGCTGTCCACACTGTCGACCGTCTCGACGAAGAGTGCCACCGAGTCGGTCATCACCAATGCGTCCTCCAACTCCTGCAACTCGGACTCGACCGGCTCCAACACGGACTCGGCCGGCAGTAGCTCGGCcggtggcagtggcagtgTCGGTGCtgccagcggcagcagcagtacgagcGGCCCCACTCCCTCCCTAACGGCCGAGCGGGGCCGAACGCACAAGACCAAGCTGACCACACCGATCAAGCGGTACGGCACGGGCACGCTCGCCCGCACGCAAACGGCCCGCAATGCATCCACGCTTCCGTCCGGCGGCACCACCAGCCTGGCCAACTCGTCCAATCTGGCCCACGGCAACGCGGGCACGGGTGCGCCGCCCGCAAACGCCCCCAGCGGTACGTACGCCGGCATACCGAGCAGCAACTATGGGCCGACGGCGGGTACGACCGGGACCGGCCGTTCCGGCAAGTCGGGCGAACGGGAGCGGGAGCAGGGCGGCGACTATCTGATCGAGATCTGCGGCCGCTACCTGAACGTGTACGGGCTCGGGGCCCTCCGGTTCATCGACAAGCAGTGGAACATGCAGAAGGCGTGCGACGTGCACACGGTCAAGTTTAGCTACATCAACTTCAACAGCATCACCGCGATCCTGTGCCGCATCAAGGTGCGGTTCGTCAATGCGGAAAACTTCATCTTCCGCGAGACGAACATCGCCTGCCTCGGGCAGATCAATGCACTGGCGGAAAGCCAGGGCATCGCGTCGCTCACGATCGACCCGGAGGGCAATCCGCTGGCGGGTCGGCCCTGGCGCAGCTACGCCATCTACCGCCTGTCGCACTGGGGGCTGAAGCAGGTGAACGGCGCGGAGGTGACGCCGGAGGAGGTGCAGCAGGCCGAGGCGACGTACGCCGGGCTGTCCGATCTGGTGCTGTGGTCCCTCCCGGAAGGgctgctgcagccgctgctgcAGCGGCTGCGGCTGGAGGAGACGGCCCACGCCTCGAAGATGACGGCGAAGGAGTGGCTGATGCAGGCGGACCCGTCCCTCAAGAACATCGTCGGCAAGGAGGCCCTGCAGTGGAAGAAGCACAGCACCGCCCAGGACGACACGGCGATGCGGGCGAAGGGCCGGGCGTACTTTGGCCGCATGCTGGAGAACACGTGCAATGCGGTCGAGAAGCTGCAGCGGCTGGAAACGATGtggccggtgctgctgctcgagatGATCCGGAACACGCTGATCGACTACTCGCAGATCGACGTGTACGTCAAGGGGATGCTGGTCGAGCTGCTCAAgtag
- the LOC1281104 gene encoding leucine--tRNA ligase, mitochondrial yields the protein MRFLHVSLLGRWSKGRSHLCSAVGQLTPCRELTPEMKHQLERKWQNKLGDCRFDPADTVKPKRYVLAMFPYPSGSLHMGHVRVYTISDAMARFYRLNGANVLHPMGWDAFGLPAENAAMQRRIPADTWTHRNIGEMRKQLEQLAFSFDWEREFATCQPDYYRWTQQLFLMLYRDGLAYQREALVNWDPVDETVLADEQVDDNGCSWRSGAKVEKKVLRQWFVKTTRFAKPLLEGLSDPGLEDWKDIIKLQRHWIGECEGYAFELPLVGEHKMKSVSVWTSDPVELERGLFIAIHPTNLLNTAKQTDCLLENVTVQNPFTGDVLPVIVTEAVTFPEGCDTYLAVGSESNRQLATKCGLKLKENTPSPASTGEEIVRKALEQGIGGHPVSSKLRDWLISRQRFWGTPIPIIHCPSCGPVPVPEQDLPVRLPTDSVGVPLAQNEQWLRAACPTCQRTDCRRESDTMDTFVDSSWYFLRFLDAHNRREMFDSALAHRLMPVDLYVGGKEHAVLHLYYARFVAHYLHGKGLLPTPEPFKRLLVQGMVMGRSYRVASNGKYIPPAEVEIVDEKANKAIERATGEPVTMLWEKMSKSKHNGVDPLEVLREHGCDALRLILLADVAPTSHRNWSEATFPGILNWQKRLWLTMYDFREARANIDPSSGAPTPTPEFTEHEHKLWDARNYFTAGATFNYRHSHQLSVGISKMQGLTNAIRRAPPAVVSYGRQYERALAAQIIMLAPMAPHFAAELWEQLATAPHRVDDDATGLRWDGTVFEQRWPEIDEDFPLDLTFKINGAECCILKIPAKRFNQLTHQESLDLALRQEPIVKLIGKRPLRTSDFTLYPSCEAILNVDLDRAAVEEGGEPETKSKKEKKDKKAKKKKSLQVLHVGM from the exons ATGCGATTTCTTCACGTATCGCTTTTGGGAAGATGGTCAAAAGGGCGAAGTCACTTGTGTTCCGCGGTCGGACAGTTGACG CCATGCCGCGAGTTGACGCCGGAGATGAAACATCAGCTGGAGCGGAAGTGGCAGAACAAGCTGGGCGACTGCCGGTTCGACCCTGCCGATACGGTTAAaccgaaacgctacgtgctgGCCATGTTTCCGTATCCCTCCGGCAGCCTGCACATGGGCCACGTGCGGGTGTACACGATCAGCGATGCGATGGCCCGGTTTTACCGGCTGAACGGTGCGAACGTGCTGCACCCGATGGGTTGGGATGCGTTCGGGCTGCCTGCGGAGAATGCTGCCATGCAGCGGCGCATCCCGGCCGACACGTGGACGCACCGCAACATTGGTGAGATGCGTAAGCAGCTGGAACAGCTTGCGTTCAGTTTCGACTGGGAGCGAGAGTTTGCTACCTGCCAGCCGGATTACTACCGCTGGACGCAGCAGCTGTTTCTGATGCTATACAGGGATGGGCTGGCGTACCAGCGGGAAGCACTCGTCAACTGGGACCCGGTCGATGAGACCGTGCTGGCCGACGAGCAGGTGGACGATAACGGTTGCTCCTGGCGGTCGGGCGCGAAGGTGGAGAAAAAGGTGCTGCGCCAATGGTTCGTGAAGACGACCCGGTTCGCCAAACCGCTGCTGGAGGGTTTAAGCGATCCGGGGCTGGAAGATTGGAAGGATATCATAAAGCTGCAGCGGCACTGGATCGGCGAGTGTGAGGGATATGCGTTCGAGCTGCCGCTGGTTGGAGAGCACAAGATGAAGAGCGTGTCCGTGTGGACTAGCGATCCGGTCGAGCTGGAACGGGGCCTATTTATTGCTATTCATCCGACGAATCTACTGAACACGGCTAAACAAACCGATTGCCTGCTGGAGAACGTTACCGTACAGAATCCGTTCACCGGGGATGTGCTGCCAGTGATCGTAACGGAAGCGGTCACCTTTCCAGAGGGTTGCGACACCTACCTGGCGGTCGGGAGCGAATCGAATCGGCAGTTAGCGACCAAATGTGGATTAAAGCTGAAGGAAAACACACCGAGCCCTGCCAGCACTGGGGAGGAAATAGTCCGCAAAGCGCTCGAGCAAGGAATCGGCGGTCATCCGGTCAGCTCTAAGCTACGCGATTGGCTCATCTCGCGGCAACGGTTCTGGGGCACCCCGATACCGATCATTCACTGTCCGAGCTGTGGTCCGGTGCCAGTGCCCGAACAAGATCTCCCCGTACGGTTGCCCACAGATTCGGTCGGTGTTCCGTTGGCCCAGAACGAGCAGTGGCTGCGGGCGGCGTGTCCCACCTGCCAACGGACCGACTGTCGGCGAGAATCCGACACGATGGACACGTTTGTCGACAGTTCGTGGTACTTTTTGCGCTTCCTGGATGCGCACAATCGGCGGGAAATGTTCGACAGTGCGCTTGCGCACCGGTTAATGCCGGTGGACCTGTACGTCGGGGGAAAGGAGCACGCGGTGCTACATCTGTACTATGCCCGGTTCGTCGCACATTATCTGCACGGCAAGGGTTTGCTGCCGACGCCGGAACCATTCAAACGGCTGCTCGTACAGGGCATGGTGATGGGCCGATCCTACCGGGTGGCCAGCAATGGGAAGTACATTCCACCGGCGGAGGTCGAGATCGTGGACGAGAAGGCCAACAAAGCGATTGAGCGGGCGACGGGCGAACCGGTCACGATGCTGTGGGAAAAGATGTCCAAATCCAAGCACAACGGTGTCGATCCGCTCGAGGTGCTGCGGGAGCACGGTTGCGATGCGTTGCGCTTGATCCTGCTGGCCGACGTTGCGCCGACATCGCACCGGAACTGGTCCGAAGCGA CATTCCCCGGCATTCTGAACTGGCAGAAACGGCTCTGGCTGACGATGTACGATTTCCGGGAGGCGAGGGCAAACATCGATCCCAGCTCAGGCGCACCAACACCAACGCCCGAGTTTACCGAGCACGAGCACAAGCTGTGGGATGCACGGAACTATTTCACGGCCGGTGCAACCTTCAACTACCGCCACTCGCACCAGCTGAGCGTGGGCATCTCGAAGATGCAGGGCCTGACGAACGCGATCCGGCGTGCCCCGCCGGCCGTTGTGAGCTACGGCCGACAGTACGAACGGGCACTGGCCGCCCAGATCATTATGCTTGCCCCGATGGCACCCCACTTTGCGGCGGAACTGTGGGAGCAGCTTGCGACGGCACCGCACCGTGTGGATGACGACGCTACTGGTCTGCGCTGGGACGGTACGGTGTTTGAGCAACGGTGGCCCGAAATCGACGAAGATTTTCCGCTCGATCTTACCTTTAAG ATCAACGGTGCGGAGTGTTGCATACTTAAAATCCCGGCCAAGCGCTTCAACCAGCTGACGCATCAGGAATCGCTCGATCTGGCACTGCGGCAGGAGCCGATCGTGAAGCTGATCGGCAAGCGACCGCTCCGGACGAGCGATTTCACCCTCTACCCGAGCTGTGAGGCGATTCTGAACGTCGATCTCGATCGTGCCGCCGTGGAGGAAGGCGGGGAGCCCGAGACGAagagcaaaaaggaaaagaaggacaagaaggcgaagaagaaaaagtcacTGCAGGTGCTGCACGTGGGGATGTGA